The Streptomyces achromogenes genome window below encodes:
- a CDS encoding helix-turn-helix transcriptional regulator, with product MGVRLMVVDDHRLLAEALASALKLRGHRVLAAAAPAAGAAELVITRAPEVCLLGTAAPAEPGVFDPVVRIKRERPQVAVLVLGPVPSPRGIAAAFAAGASGYVRHDERIEGVERAIMKARAGEAAVAPQLLQGAFGELLNPAAQPDDEGQRLLQMLTPREVEVLVRVADGEDTRLIAAGMGIAPSTARTHVQRVLMKLGVGSRLEAAALAARTGLLDRAGPLPHTSRDRATEAE from the coding sequence ATGGGAGTGCGGCTGATGGTGGTCGACGACCACCGCCTGCTCGCCGAGGCGCTGGCCTCGGCGCTGAAACTGCGGGGGCACCGGGTGCTCGCCGCGGCAGCGCCGGCGGCGGGGGCGGCGGAGCTGGTGATCACCCGCGCCCCCGAGGTGTGTCTGCTGGGCACGGCGGCTCCGGCCGAACCGGGCGTCTTCGACCCCGTGGTCCGCATCAAGCGGGAGCGCCCGCAGGTGGCGGTCCTGGTCCTCGGACCGGTGCCGAGCCCGCGCGGCATCGCCGCCGCCTTCGCGGCGGGCGCCTCCGGCTACGTACGCCACGACGAGCGCATAGAGGGCGTGGAGCGGGCCATCATGAAGGCGCGGGCGGGTGAGGCGGCGGTGGCGCCGCAGCTGCTGCAGGGCGCGTTCGGCGAACTGCTGAACCCGGCCGCCCAGCCCGACGACGAGGGCCAGCGGCTGCTGCAGATGCTCACCCCGCGGGAGGTGGAGGTCCTGGTCCGCGTCGCCGACGGCGAGGACACCCGGCTGATCGCCGCAGGCATGGGCATCGCCCCCTCCACGGCCCGCACCCACGTCCAGCGGGTCCTGATGAAGCTCGGCGTGGGCTCCCGCCTGGAGGCGGCCGCGCTCGCGGCGCGCACCGGCCTGCTGGACCGCGCGGGCCCGCTGCCGCACACGTCCCGCGACCGGGCGACGGAAGCGGAGTAG
- the galT gene encoding galactose-1-phosphate uridylyltransferase encodes MKKTSTRLADGRELIYYDRRDDVVRDAVDKRPLERTVTTSEVRRDPLLGDSVAVASHRQGRTYHPPADECPLCPSEGDRLSEIPDSSYDAVVFENRFPSLAGDSGRCEVVCFTSDHNASFADLTEEQAGLVLEAWTDRTSELSHLPSVEQVFCFENRGAEIGVTLGHPHGQIYAYPFTTPRTALMLRSVAAHKEATGGENLFDAVLRRELAENRVVLEGEHWVAFVPYAAHWPYEVHLYPRRRVPDLLALDEDARTEFPKVYLELLRRFDRIFDEADGGKGGDGESQTPYISAWHQAPFGTLEEYEGVNRDDFALHLELFTIRRTSGKLKFLAGSESGMNVFINDVPPERAAERLREVAS; translated from the coding sequence GTGAAGAAGACCTCGACCCGGCTGGCCGACGGTCGTGAGCTGATCTACTACGACCGGCGTGACGACGTGGTGCGCGACGCGGTGGACAAGCGTCCGCTCGAGCGCACGGTCACCACTTCGGAGGTACGGCGCGACCCGCTGCTCGGCGATTCCGTCGCCGTCGCCTCGCACCGCCAGGGGCGCACCTACCACCCGCCGGCCGACGAGTGCCCGCTCTGCCCCTCCGAGGGCGACCGGCTGAGCGAGATCCCGGACTCGTCGTACGACGCCGTCGTCTTCGAGAACCGCTTCCCCTCCCTCGCCGGCGACTCCGGACGCTGTGAGGTGGTCTGCTTCACCTCCGACCACAACGCGTCCTTCGCCGACCTCACCGAGGAGCAGGCGGGACTCGTCCTCGAGGCGTGGACGGACCGGACGTCCGAGCTGTCACATCTGCCCTCCGTGGAACAGGTGTTCTGCTTCGAGAACCGCGGCGCCGAGATCGGTGTGACGCTGGGGCACCCGCACGGGCAGATCTACGCCTACCCGTTCACCACTCCGCGCACCGCCCTGATGCTGCGTTCGGTCGCGGCGCACAAGGAGGCGACCGGCGGCGAGAACCTCTTCGACGCCGTCCTGCGGCGTGAACTCGCCGAGAACCGGGTCGTCCTGGAGGGTGAACACTGGGTCGCGTTCGTGCCGTACGCCGCCCACTGGCCCTACGAGGTGCACCTCTACCCCAGACGCCGGGTGCCGGACCTGCTCGCGCTGGACGAGGACGCGCGCACAGAGTTCCCCAAGGTGTATCTGGAACTCTTGAGGCGCTTCGACCGGATCTTCGACGAGGCGGACGGAGGGAAGGGAGGGGACGGTGAGTCTCAGACGCCGTACATCTCCGCCTGGCACCAGGCGCCGTTCGGCACGCTGGAGGAGTACGAGGGCGTCAACCGCGACGACTTCGCGCTCCACCTCGAGCTTTTCACCATCCGCCGCACGTCCGGCAAGCTGAAGTTCCTCGCGGGCTCCGAGTCCGGCATGAACGTCTTCATCAACGACGTGCCGCCGGAGCGTGCGGCCGAGCGACTGCGAGAGGTAGCGAGTTGA
- a CDS encoding GNAT family N-acetyltransferase, whose product MPTPELQQIKAFLSAFARRQAARVVDLPGGFAVYDDSFAHSHADNQVVIDAAVDPEALPALAERALGHLPFRMVSVLDDDVAGACAEPLTRAGYAHSTLLVMLHTGPVPTGGATAREVDLDALRVPLARRWRGFLPDVDDEVVRQLVDRREARRRGADVVRFLCARTEEGEAASWADLYMDPAAGTAQIEDLITAEAHLRRGHGDAVLSTALRMAADQGCGTRFLTADAADWPRHWYERRGFRVVGRSHCFERS is encoded by the coding sequence ATGCCCACCCCGGAACTGCAGCAGATCAAGGCCTTCCTGTCGGCCTTCGCCCGCCGTCAGGCCGCGCGCGTCGTCGACCTCCCGGGCGGGTTCGCCGTGTACGACGACTCCTTCGCGCACTCCCACGCGGACAACCAGGTCGTCATCGACGCGGCCGTCGACCCCGAGGCGCTGCCCGCCCTCGCGGAGCGGGCTTTGGGGCATCTGCCGTTCCGCATGGTCTCCGTCCTCGACGACGACGTCGCCGGCGCGTGCGCGGAGCCGCTGACCCGGGCCGGGTACGCCCACTCCACCCTGCTGGTCATGCTGCACACGGGCCCGGTGCCGACCGGCGGGGCGACGGCGCGGGAGGTGGACCTCGACGCGCTCCGCGTCCCGCTCGCCCGGCGCTGGCGGGGCTTCCTTCCGGACGTCGACGACGAGGTCGTCCGCCAGCTCGTCGACCGGCGCGAGGCGCGTCGCCGCGGGGCCGACGTGGTCCGGTTCCTCTGCGCGCGCACGGAGGAGGGCGAGGCCGCCTCCTGGGCCGACCTCTATATGGACCCGGCGGCCGGCACGGCCCAGATCGAGGACCTGATCACCGCGGAGGCCCACCTCAGGCGCGGCCACGGCGACGCCGTCCTGAGCACCGCCCTGCGCATGGCCGCCGACCAGGGCTGCGGGACCCGGTTCCTGACGGCGGACGCGGCGGACTGGCCCCGCCACTGGTACGAGCGTCGCGGTTTCCGTGTCGTCGGCCGCTCGCACTGCTTCGAACGGAGCTGA
- a CDS encoding sodium:solute symporter family protein yields the protein MRTPTCLAAELRLPTNWLDYTILGIYFVVVLGIGFAARRSVKTTLDFFLSGRSLPAWITGLAFISANLAATEILGMAANSAQYGAYTVHWYWIGAIPAMVFLGLVMMPFYYGSKVRSVPEMLLLRFDKAAHLLSSALFAFAAILIAGVNLYALAIVVEALLGWPQWVAIVVAGFFVLAYITLGGLSSAIYNEVLQFFVILAALIPLSVLGLKKVGGWDGLTDKLTASHGDDFVTAWGGTGIGSANPLGANWLTIVLGLGFVLSFGYWTTNFAEVQRALSAKNLSAAQRTPLIAAFPKIFIVFLVMIPGLVAAVLVPKIGTADSDLQYNDAIPYLMEQLLPNGVLGIAVTGLLAAFMAGMAANVSSFNTVFTTDIWARYVVRGREDAYYVRFGRLITAVGVAASVGTAFLASSFSNIMSYLQTLFSFFNVPMFVVFVVGMFWKRASKKSGFWGLLAGTTAAMVNYFVLYKQDVIGIPTDQGANFVSAIAGFVAGAVVMVAVSLFTAPKTDEELRGLVYGTVSPGMAEPPAAGDDAWYRRPALLGWSAVILAALCYIPFSF from the coding sequence ATGCGAACCCCCACCTGCCTGGCGGCAGAGCTACGGCTCCCCACGAACTGGCTCGACTACACGATCCTCGGCATCTACTTCGTCGTGGTCCTCGGCATCGGCTTCGCCGCCCGGCGCTCGGTGAAGACCACCCTCGACTTCTTCCTCTCGGGCCGCTCGCTGCCCGCCTGGATCACCGGTCTCGCGTTCATCTCGGCGAACCTGGCCGCCACCGAGATCCTGGGCATGGCCGCGAACAGCGCACAGTACGGCGCGTACACCGTGCACTGGTACTGGATCGGCGCCATCCCGGCAATGGTGTTCCTGGGCCTGGTGATGATGCCGTTCTACTACGGCAGCAAGGTCCGCTCGGTCCCGGAGATGCTGCTGCTGCGCTTCGACAAGGCGGCCCACCTGCTGAGCTCGGCCCTGTTCGCGTTCGCCGCCATCCTGATCGCCGGGGTGAACCTGTACGCGCTGGCCATCGTCGTCGAGGCGCTGCTGGGCTGGCCGCAGTGGGTGGCGATCGTGGTGGCCGGCTTCTTCGTGCTGGCGTACATCACGCTCGGCGGCCTCTCCTCGGCGATCTACAACGAGGTCCTGCAGTTCTTCGTGATCCTGGCGGCCCTCATCCCGCTGTCCGTGCTGGGCCTGAAGAAGGTGGGCGGCTGGGACGGCCTGACCGACAAGCTCACCGCGTCCCACGGGGACGACTTCGTCACCGCCTGGGGCGGCACCGGCATCGGCAGCGCCAACCCGCTCGGCGCGAACTGGCTGACGATCGTGCTGGGCCTCGGCTTCGTGCTGTCCTTCGGCTACTGGACGACGAACTTCGCGGAGGTGCAGCGCGCGCTGTCGGCGAAGAACCTCTCGGCGGCCCAGCGCACCCCGCTCATCGCGGCCTTCCCGAAGATCTTCATCGTCTTCCTGGTGATGATCCCGGGCCTGGTGGCGGCGGTGCTGGTGCCGAAGATCGGCACCGCGGACTCCGACCTCCAGTACAACGACGCCATCCCGTACCTGATGGAGCAGCTGCTGCCGAACGGCGTGCTGGGCATCGCGGTGACGGGTCTGCTGGCGGCGTTCATGGCCGGCATGGCGGCGAACGTCTCGTCCTTCAACACGGTGTTCACCACCGACATCTGGGCGAGGTACGTGGTGCGGGGGCGGGAGGACGCGTACTACGTGCGCTTCGGCCGACTGATCACGGCGGTCGGCGTGGCGGCCTCGGTGGGCACGGCGTTCCTCGCGTCGTCCTTCTCGAACATCATGAGCTACCTGCAGACGCTCTTCAGCTTCTTCAACGTGCCGATGTTCGTGGTCTTCGTCGTCGGCATGTTCTGGAAGCGGGCGTCGAAGAAGTCGGGCTTCTGGGGGCTGCTCGCGGGCACCACGGCGGCGATGGTCAACTACTTCGTCCTCTACAAGCAGGACGTCATCGGCATCCCCACCGACCAGGGCGCCAACTTCGTCTCCGCGATCGCCGGCTTCGTGGCGGGCGCGGTCGTGATGGTGGCGGTGTCGCTGTTCACCGCCCCCAAGACGGACGAGGAGCTGCGGGGTCTGGTCTACGGCACCGTCTCCCCCGGGATGGCCGAGCCGCCCGCGGCGGGCGACGACGCCTGGTACCGCCGGCCCGCGCTGCTGGGCTGGAGCGCGGTGATCCTGGCCGCCCTCTGCTACATCCCGTTCTCGTTCTGA
- a CDS encoding outer membrane protein assembly factor BamB family protein has protein sequence MTQPPPPPPNQPPNQPPQQGGFGPPQPPQDATPPDSAPQDSVPQDAVPRDSVPQDSVPQDAPPQPPAPSLSKTPEPQSPPQPPAPVQAQPPAPGQAPQASPAPAPPAPSGTPQPQPGYGYPQAPAPGGPAAPPTAPGYGYPAQPAAPAPGPSAYGQPQPNPYGQPQPNPYGQPQTNPYGQQPGYGYPGQPGYGYPGQQTVPMQPQVVGSGGPPGSGRKINAQVAIIVAAVVAIALIVGGGVWYANSDSGGKKEEASSGGANGGGGDKGDTGQGTGGTTSGGSEKAPADPSADVLFKLAMPVVKKDDSVGVRGSWLTDKAYVKTGVNGITGYDPAKGTKLWSIALPGPVCEASRFATDDHRTAVVFQASTAETARCDQIAAIDLTAGKQLWKKTVTSGDYAIDFDNVTVSGNTVAVGSTEGGAAFDIDSGKVLWSPKPADTCYDAGYGGGPKLVAVRKCGAYDNPELHIQTIDPVSGKVLSEYKLATGIDYASVVSTEPLVVAADVGDSAGDGSGISDFFSIDSKTGKLRTRISVPGAEYAADCEGITRIEACTGLAVGNDRIYVPTEEHDGSGTYGRANEIVAFDLATGKQTGQRADAGDGYTIYPLRMDGGNLIAYKRPPYDKGGQVVSIDGGSFKETVLLENAATDAVHDLETSLSPEYSEVLFAQGRLYMSEVYVDDSASSGGDPEYLAVGFGAAGS, from the coding sequence ATGACCCAGCCGCCGCCCCCGCCGCCGAACCAGCCGCCGAACCAGCCCCCGCAGCAGGGCGGCTTCGGCCCGCCCCAGCCACCGCAGGACGCGACGCCCCCGGACTCCGCTCCGCAGGACTCCGTCCCCCAGGACGCCGTGCCCCGGGACTCCGTGCCCCAGGACTCCGTCCCTCAGGACGCTCCGCCGCAGCCGCCCGCGCCGAGCCTGTCGAAGACCCCGGAGCCGCAGTCTCCGCCCCAGCCCCCGGCTCCGGTTCAGGCCCAGCCCCCGGCTCCGGGACAGGCGCCGCAGGCTTCCCCGGCGCCCGCGCCGCCGGCTCCGTCCGGGACGCCGCAGCCCCAGCCGGGCTACGGCTACCCGCAGGCGCCCGCACCGGGCGGGCCCGCCGCGCCGCCGACCGCCCCCGGCTACGGCTACCCGGCCCAGCCGGCCGCTCCCGCGCCGGGCCCGTCCGCGTACGGCCAGCCGCAGCCGAACCCCTACGGCCAGCCGCAGCCCAACCCCTACGGCCAGCCGCAGACGAACCCCTACGGCCAGCAGCCGGGGTACGGCTACCCGGGTCAGCCCGGTTACGGATACCCGGGGCAGCAGACCGTGCCCATGCAGCCGCAGGTCGTCGGGAGCGGCGGCCCGCCGGGTTCCGGCCGGAAGATCAACGCGCAGGTGGCGATCATCGTCGCGGCGGTCGTCGCGATCGCGCTGATCGTCGGCGGCGGCGTCTGGTACGCGAACTCCGACAGCGGCGGCAAGAAGGAGGAGGCGAGCTCCGGCGGCGCGAACGGCGGCGGGGGCGACAAGGGGGACACGGGCCAAGGCACCGGCGGCACGACCTCCGGCGGCAGCGAGAAGGCGCCCGCCGACCCCTCCGCCGACGTGCTCTTCAAGCTGGCGATGCCGGTGGTCAAGAAAGACGACAGCGTCGGCGTCCGGGGTTCCTGGCTGACCGACAAGGCGTACGTGAAGACCGGCGTCAACGGGATCACCGGCTACGACCCGGCCAAGGGCACCAAGCTGTGGTCGATCGCGCTGCCGGGCCCGGTGTGCGAGGCCAGCAGGTTCGCCACCGACGACCACCGCACGGCGGTCGTCTTCCAGGCGAGCACCGCTGAGACGGCCCGCTGCGACCAGATCGCGGCGATCGACCTCACCGCCGGCAAGCAGTTGTGGAAGAAGACGGTCACCTCCGGGGACTACGCGATCGACTTCGACAACGTCACGGTCAGCGGGAACACGGTCGCCGTGGGCAGCACGGAGGGCGGCGCGGCCTTCGACATCGACTCCGGGAAGGTGCTGTGGTCGCCGAAGCCGGCCGACACCTGCTACGACGCCGGTTACGGCGGCGGCCCCAAGCTGGTGGCGGTGCGCAAGTGCGGCGCGTACGACAACCCCGAGCTGCACATCCAGACCATCGACCCGGTCTCCGGCAAGGTGCTCTCCGAGTACAAGCTGGCCACGGGCATCGACTACGCGTCCGTCGTCTCCACCGAGCCCCTGGTGGTGGCCGCCGACGTCGGCGACAGCGCCGGTGACGGCAGCGGCATCTCGGACTTCTTCTCCATCGACAGCAAAACCGGCAAGCTGCGCACCCGCATCTCGGTGCCGGGGGCCGAGTACGCGGCCGACTGCGAGGGCATCACCAGGATCGAGGCCTGCACGGGCCTGGCCGTCGGCAACGACCGCATCTACGTGCCCACCGAGGAGCACGACGGCAGCGGAACCTACGGCAGGGCGAACGAGATCGTCGCCTTCGACCTGGCCACCGGCAAGCAGACCGGCCAGCGCGCGGACGCCGGCGACGGCTACACGATCTACCCGCTGCGCATGGACGGCGGCAACCTGATCGCCTACAAGAGGCCGCCGTACGACAAGGGCGGACAGGTCGTCAGCATCGACGGCGGCTCCTTCAAGGAGACCGTGCTGCTGGAGAACGCGGCCACGGACGCGGTGCACGACCTGGAGACCAGCCTGTCCCCGGAGTACTCCGAGGTCCTCTTCGCGCAGGGGCGCCTGTACATGTCGGAGGTGTACGTCGACGACAGCGCCTCCTCGGGCGGCGACCCGGAGTACCTCGCGGTCGGGTTCGGCGCCGCGGGCAGCTGA